The Vitis riparia cultivar Riparia Gloire de Montpellier isolate 1030 chromosome 10, EGFV_Vit.rip_1.0, whole genome shotgun sequence genome includes a region encoding these proteins:
- the LOC117922940 gene encoding heavy metal-associated isoprenylated plant protein 6-like, giving the protein MAEVMTIRLRVDLECDCCYKKIKKLLRKFPEIRDQAFFKEENTVVIKIVCCNPHEIRDKLIRKSRKTIKGIEMIVPEKPKPPPEKPKPPPEKPKEPEKPKP; this is encoded by the exons ATGGCAGAG GTTATGACTATAAGGCTGAGGGTTGATCTTGAGTGTGACTGCTGTtacaagaagatcaagaaactGCTCCGCAAATTTCCTG AAATACGAGACCAGGCTTTCTTTAAGGAGGAAAACACAGTGGTGATCAAAATAGTATGCTGCAACCCTCATGAGATCAGAGACAAGCTTATCCGCAAAAGCCGCAAAACCATCAAGGGGATTGAGATGATAGTACCGGAGAAGCCTAAGCCCCCACCGGAGA AGCCAAAACCCCCGCCGGAGAAGCCAAAAGAGCCTGAGAAGCCTAAGCCCTAA
- the LOC117923739 gene encoding early nodulin-75-like isoform X1: protein MPEVTTMKLGVDLECDRCYKKIKKLLCKFPEIRDQAFFEKENIVMIKVVCCSPHKIREKLICKGGKTIKWIEIIGPEKPKPPPEKAKPPPEKPKEPPPEKTKTPPEKQKPPPEKPKEPPPEKPKPQPEKPPEKPKPQPEKPPEKPQKSEKPPAPAPVPGYPQVYPVAVCCKPCFDLGHGGPCHHGHGIPYQRPSTYDGYVRLVPSYDEPYGGWPSGCRCNRSYGCRCEYFTEENPACTIM, encoded by the exons ATGCCAGAG GTTACGACTATGAAGCTGGGGGTTGATCTTGAGTGTGACCGCTGTtacaagaagatcaagaaactGCTCTGCAAATTTCCTG AAATACGAGACCAGGCTTTCTTTGAGAAGGAAAACATAGTGATGATCAAAGTAGTATGCTGCAGCCCTCATAAGATCAGAGAAAAGCTTATCTGCAAAGGCGGCAAAACCATCAAGTGGATTGAGATTATAGGACCGGAGAAGCCTAAGCCCCCACCGGAGAAGGCAAAACCCCCGCCGGAGAAGCCAAAAGAGCCCCCGCCGGAGAAGACTAAAACGCCGCCTGAGAAGCAAAAACCCCCACCAGAGAAGCCTAAAGAGCCCCCGCCGGAGAAGCCTAAACCGCAGCCGGAGAAGCCGCCGGAGAAGCCTAAACCGCAGCCGGAGAAGCCGCCGGAGAAGCCGCAAAAATCTGAAAAGCCACCTGCACCTGCTCCAGTACCAGGTTACCCACAAGTCTATCCAGTTGCAGTGTGCTGTAAGCCATGTTTTGATCTGGGGCATGGTGGCCCATGCCACCATGGCCATGGTATTCCATACCAACGACCATCAACCTATGATGGATATGTGAGGCTAGTGCCATCCTATGATGAGCCTTATGGCGGCTGGCCTTCTGGGTGTCGCTGCAACAGGAGCTATGGCTGCCGCTGTGAATACTTTACTGAAGAAAATCCAGCATGCACCATCATGTGA
- the LOC117923739 gene encoding early nodulin-75-like isoform X2, which translates to MIKVVCCSPHKIREKLICKGGKTIKWIEIIGPEKPKPPPEKAKPPPEKPKEPPPEKTKTPPEKQKPPPEKPKEPPPEKPKPQPEKPPEKPKPQPEKPPEKPQKSEKPPAPAPVPGYPQVYPVAVCCKPCFDLGHGGPCHHGHGIPYQRPSTYDGYVRLVPSYDEPYGGWPSGCRCNRSYGCRCEYFTEENPACTIM; encoded by the coding sequence ATGATCAAAGTAGTATGCTGCAGCCCTCATAAGATCAGAGAAAAGCTTATCTGCAAAGGCGGCAAAACCATCAAGTGGATTGAGATTATAGGACCGGAGAAGCCTAAGCCCCCACCGGAGAAGGCAAAACCCCCGCCGGAGAAGCCAAAAGAGCCCCCGCCGGAGAAGACTAAAACGCCGCCTGAGAAGCAAAAACCCCCACCAGAGAAGCCTAAAGAGCCCCCGCCGGAGAAGCCTAAACCGCAGCCGGAGAAGCCGCCGGAGAAGCCTAAACCGCAGCCGGAGAAGCCGCCGGAGAAGCCGCAAAAATCTGAAAAGCCACCTGCACCTGCTCCAGTACCAGGTTACCCACAAGTCTATCCAGTTGCAGTGTGCTGTAAGCCATGTTTTGATCTGGGGCATGGTGGCCCATGCCACCATGGCCATGGTATTCCATACCAACGACCATCAACCTATGATGGATATGTGAGGCTAGTGCCATCCTATGATGAGCCTTATGGCGGCTGGCCTTCTGGGTGTCGCTGCAACAGGAGCTATGGCTGCCGCTGTGAATACTTTACTGAAGAAAATCCAGCATGCACCATCATGTGA